The window tattttgtaaaattattgtaaaatagtttataggTATAGCATTACTCATAATAATATAAGTGGGTGGTTAAAATCAATGGAGTCAACATTGTACAAGCAACTATTTTGATTTGGTTAGAAAAACGAATTGatttaatatcaaataatactAGTGTACAATTTTGAAATTGCcactaatatataaaataagtttatatcTCACCtatctaatataataataataatagagtctaaatttttctcaaaaaataataaagtctAAATTTGGTAAGGATGATGTGTAAAACCCATAATTTATATTATCTAATAAGAGATTGAcacattagcatttttttaaaaattcaatacatcttaccacacctaataatatttcaataaactCCTAACTtagttggatttatatatgggtgggtattagaattgattaggTGTTATTGTACTTATTCTAaaagggaaattattgtgtactctcggagtaccataaatacgtgccccctcctctcacatgaatgattggtcacactaattaaattcatgatgggacccactattcatgtgagaggagagagtacacatttatggtattctaggagtacctaataattttccattcttaaatatgtgataagatgatgtggCATGTGGGAATTCAAGAggtaaaatatgagttttacacTACAcccttataaaatttaatctcataataataacaataatatgtatacaattaaaaaaaaaaaaaaaaaaactaaataccaTACTATTGCACTAATgtacaatttaaataattaaaaactacaTTATACTATTATACTAATgtacaatttaaacaaattaaaaactacAATATCGTTTCAATCAATGAAAAAGCTACACTAttatactaaaataatataCTAATTTTCTATTGTACTAATATTGAAAGTATAgctagaaaaaatatataaaagtacAATACAGGCAACTTGACCATGTGGATGATAGCTTAGActcttttgtaacttttttgtACCCGCCGCCTGTGGTGGATAGTTTGTTAGTGGCTGATAAAGCTTGTGTTCGTTGTAACAGACTTATAAATTCTAAGTTTAATGAAAGTTCTttgttgaccaaaaaaaaaaaaaaaaaaagaccatgtGGATGAGTGAAAACTGAACGTAAACATTTGCCTTTATCACTTCCCATCTCACAGATTCCAAAATTTGCATAGAGATTCACAGCGGAAATAAGTATTAAAGGAAATGAAGGAGAAAAGCAAGtggcgaaaaaaaaaaaaaaagacatcagACACGGGTGGGAAGCACAGAACTGACTAGCAGCAGCAGCTTGGTTAATCTACAACGACAACAACTGGTAACTTTTTCAAAGATTTACAAAAGCTTCCAAAGTcattcttattaatattattcttcTAGGTCCATCTTTCTCATAGAGCTAGAAAATAATCCtctcatttctcaaaaaatttcaactaaatCGAGACTTTTCTTTTGATCCATTTACTAGCCAAAATCCAGTATTCGCTCCAGTACGGCCGGAATGATCCTGGTATGACTAGTATTTAAACCCAATTGAAATTGTAGCATTTTTGTACTGGCCTAGGTTAAGTATGATACAAAATTGAATCCATTTGTTTATATAATACAATTAATTGGGACGTTGACATGTATTCTTAGTTGGAATTCTTAAATGTTATATTAACAGTTcaatttacttttttcttaaagtactatttatttttaacaaaaaccttACTACAGTTGTATATAGCTTACCCCAAAAAACTATGATATATACCTTGTGGTTGGCGTTCATAGCATTGTGCTAAACACTTAAAAGggtacctatcaaaaaaaaaaaaaaaaaagaaaaaggaaaaaagaaaaacactacACTCAAGGAGAAAATGGCTGTTCTTCAACCATTGTTACAACAATCATGGCAAGAACTACACAAAATGACCTTCACTCTtctcctccctcttcttttccttttatcttttctATATGTTTTCAAATGCATTAGAAACAGTGAGAAACCCAATTTACCTCCATCGCCACCAAAGCTTCCTATCATTGGAAACCTTCACCAACTTGGATCACTCCCACACCGTTCTCTTCATGCCCTCTCTAAGAAGTATGGCCCTCTAATGTTCTTATATTTCGGCCATGCACCAAGCCTTGTGGTGTCATCTGCAGATATGGCAAGAGAAATGATGACAACACATGACAAAGTTTTCTCAAACCGGCCAAAAACCATAGCTACCAATTTTTTACTCTATGGATGCATAGACTTGGCATTCTCACCCTATGGTGAATATTGGAGGAAAGTAAGGAAAGTGTGTGTCCATGATCTTTTGAGCATCAAAAGAGTGCAATCTCTCCATTATGTAAGGGAAGAAGAAGTTGCTATATTGATGAATAAGGTATGTGACTCGTGCCTCAAAGGGGTTTCTATTAATCTAAGTGAATTATTGATTGAAACCTCTAACAACATTGTTACTAgagttatttttggaaaaaagtttGAAGAACAGGATGGTATGGGCAAGCCTTCAGAACTACCAAGAAAGGTAATGGTGCTAATTGCatcatttttttggggggatttTTTCCCTTCTCTGGGTTGGATTGATATTCTTACGGGACTTTTACCAAGTCTAAAATCCACTGGTAGAGAAATAGATGCTTATCTTGATGAGGTGCTTGAAGAACACTACAAGACAGCGAAATGTGATGATGATGAACATCTTAATAAGAAAGATTTTGTGGATATTTTCCTCCAACTTCAAAAGGATGGCATGCTTGGCTTTGAGCTTCATCATGAGAACCTCAAAGCAATCCTATTGgtatatttctctctctcccttaaaCACCTCTAGGatcttaaattattttatttcttgaaaCTGATAAAGTATACAGTGCtgtgtcatttaaaatttgaaatgataTAGAACTCAATGTATCATTAacagataatttttttctaaaccataaaatgaatttatattagATGGAGATAATATCCTACTTTTGGAAACAtatctaaagttttttttattgaaaaattctGGTACCACAAACTAGTGCACAACTCACCACATGAGCAAGTTGTGCACTAGTTTGTGGCACCAgaacttctctttctttttttcataatttcagAACATGCTTATAGGAGGCGGCGATTCAACTTCAACAACTTTGGAATGGGTGATGGCAGAACTCATTAAAAATCCAAGTATTATGAAAAGGGCACAAGAAGAGGTAAGAAGAGTGGTGGGCAATAAGTCGAAGATAGATGTGGATGATATTAGTCAAATGAATTACATGAAATGTATCATCAAAGAAAGTCTAAGACTACATACACCACTTCCTCTTTCTGCACCTCGAGAAACATCAGAAAGTGTAAAATTTGGAGGCTATGATATTCCAGCAAAAACAAGAGTATTTGTCAATGTATGGGCAATCCAAAGGGACCCTAAACTATGGGATAGGCCAGAAGAATTTATCCCAGAGAGATTCATAGACAACCCAAATGACTTGAAAGGTCAAAATTTCGAATTCATTCCATTTGGAGGTGGAAGAAAAGGGTGCCCAGGAATGGCATTTGCTATTGCTGCAGTGGAATATTTGCTTGCCAACCTTTTGTGCTGGTTTGATTGGAGGCTGCCTACTATTAATGCACAAGGAGAAGAGTTGGACATGACTGAAGTTAATGCACTGACAGCGTTTAGGAAAAATCGTCTCCATATTATGCCAATATTGCACTCTTCTTAATCTATCCAATTTAATAGGATTGTGCAGTTGGTGCTTGTGTTCTatgtaatttttcttcattgtcttgttttgttttaaaatttgttgtctCTTACTTTCGTATTGAAATTAATGTAAAGGGACTTCAGtcgtaataataattttagatgCGGaagtatattttaataaaaaaaaatggtaaattacgtATTTGGTTTCTAACCTTTACGTCATGTAAAAATTTGGTCCGATACCTTTCAaatatgtcaatttaatttttaacctTTTGGCATTGTGTTGATCCTCAACCTTTTGGTATCGTATTAAAATAATCTCTGTCGTTAAGTGGTTGATGAAAAATGCTGATATGgttaattgctaaaataaataattactttAATGCAACACAGATTGTCATGTTA of the Quercus robur chromosome 10, dhQueRobu3.1, whole genome shotgun sequence genome contains:
- the LOC126703086 gene encoding cytochrome P450 71A1-like isoform X1, translated to MAVLQPLLQQSWQELHKMTFTLLLPLLFLLSFLYVFKCIRNSEKPNLPPSPPKLPIIGNLHQLGSLPHRSLHALSKKYGPLMFLYFGHAPSLVVSSADMAREMMTTHDKVFSNRPKTIATNFLLYGCIDLAFSPYGEYWRKVRKVCVHDLLSIKRVQSLHYVREEEVAILMNKVCDSCLKGVSINLSELLIETSNNIVTRVIFGKKFEEQDGMGKPSELPRKVMVLIASFFWGDFFPSLGWIDILTGLLPSLKSTGREIDAYLDEVLEEHYKTAKCDDDEHLNKKDFVDIFLQLQKDGMLGFELHHENLKAILLNMLIGGGDSTSTTLEWVMAELIKNPSIMKRAQEEVRRVVGNKSKIDVDDISQMNYMKCIIKESLRLHTPLPLSAPRETSESVKFGGYDIPAKTRVFVNVWAIQRDPKLWDRPEEFIPERFIDNPNDLKGQNFEFIPFGGGRKGCPGMAFAIAAVEYLLANLLCWFDWRLPTINAQGEELDMTEVNALTAFRKNRLHIMPILHSS
- the LOC126703086 gene encoding cytochrome P450 71A1-like isoform X2, which produces MAREMMTTHDKVFSNRPKTIATNFLLYGCIDLAFSPYGEYWRKVRKVCVHDLLSIKRVQSLHYVREEEVAILMNKVCDSCLKGVSINLSELLIETSNNIVTRVIFGKKFEEQDGMGKPSELPRKVMVLIASFFWGDFFPSLGWIDILTGLLPSLKSTGREIDAYLDEVLEEHYKTAKCDDDEHLNKKDFVDIFLQLQKDGMLGFELHHENLKAILLNMLIGGGDSTSTTLEWVMAELIKNPSIMKRAQEEVRRVVGNKSKIDVDDISQMNYMKCIIKESLRLHTPLPLSAPRETSESVKFGGYDIPAKTRVFVNVWAIQRDPKLWDRPEEFIPERFIDNPNDLKGQNFEFIPFGGGRKGCPGMAFAIAAVEYLLANLLCWFDWRLPTINAQGEELDMTEVNALTAFRKNRLHIMPILHSS